From the genome of Glycine max cultivar Williams 82 chromosome 2, Glycine_max_v4.0, whole genome shotgun sequence, one region includes:
- the LOC100816574 gene encoding uncharacterized protein, which yields MDGAEFDAAFGFPSEFPYEFDSVGTEPVDSGSTGTESSDDEDFFAGLTRRLSHTSLNETRKEQHFTVPIGNSGQAESQKMMARGLAGSPQSILSGIGSWSGRSGGSGDGSPNGSSRVPSPTTTPFKSTNDAWDVLYAAAGEVARLKMNDLVSSKFDFQNRGVLGGFPPPVAAENVFFPNQGVSQVRYQQVRPEQMLKQQCGSVWGRQEKAGWVSQQHHQPQVQNRVRDLREFGYDYEAVKCTRALPRPAWHPLQVKNQNTQHVPHFGSGSRPGLQAGSGATKRGCAGTGVFLPRQYGAPPDSRKKTCCAAPVLVPAKVIHALNLNIDELNAAGQPRFSSAFGVDYDALLARRNALLLQQKLSMRREEAANYEALRLPQEWTY from the exons ATGGATGGCGCCGAGTTCGACGCCGCGTTTGGGTTCCCATCTGAGTTTCCCTACGAGTTTGACTCGGTCGGGACAGAACCGGTTGATTCCGGTTCGACCGGGACTGAGAGTAGCGACGATGAGGACTTCTTCGCCGGCTTGACTCGCCGGCTGAGTCACACCTCGCTCAATGAAACAAGGAAGGAACAACACTTCACTGTTCCCATCGGCAACAGTGGCCAAGCTGAG aGTCAGAAGATGATGGCTCGTGGTTTGGCCGGGTCACCTCAGTCTATACTGAGTGGGATCGGAAGCTGGTCGGGTCGGAGTGGCGGCTCCGGCGACGGAAGCCCCAACGGGTCTTCTCGCGTTCCGTCGCCGACGACGACGCCGTTTAAATCCACAAACGACGCTTGGGATGTTCTGTACGCAGCTGCAGGGGAAGTTGCGAGGTTGAAGATGAACGATTTAGTTTCTTCGAAGTTTGATTTCCAGAACCGTGGAGTGCTGGGTGGTTTTCCTCCACCTGTTGCGGCGGAGAATGTATTTTTTCCAAACCAGGGTGTTTCTCAG GTTCGATACCAGCAAGTGAGACCAGAGCAGATGCTGAAGCAGCAGTGTGGTTCGGTTTGGGGCAGGCAAGAGAAGGCTGGTTGGGTATCTCAGCAGCACCACCAGCCACAGGTTCAGAACAGGGTTCGTGATTTGCGTGAGTTTGGGTACGACTATGAAGCTGTGAAATGCACGCGCGCTTTGCCTCGTCCTGCATGGCACCCTCTTCAAGTGAAGAACCAGAATACCCAACACGTGCCTCATTTCGGATCCGGGTCACGACCCGGGTTACAAGCTGGATCCGGTGCTACCAAAAGGGGTTGCGCTGGAACAGGGGTTTTCTTGCCTCGTCAATATGGGGCCCCTCCGGATTCTCGCAAGAAAACat GCTGTGCCGCACCTGTTTTGGTCCCAGCTAAGGTTATTCATGCTCTGAACCTCAACATTGATGAACTAAATGCCGCTGGCCAACCACGCTTCTCAAGTGCTTTTGGCGTGGACTATG ATGCTCTGCTGGCGAGGAGGAATGCTCTTCTACTGCAGCAGAAGTTAAGCATGCGGCGAGAAGAGGCAGCAAATTATGAAGCTCTTCGCCTGCCGCAGGAATGGACGTACTGA
- the LOC100500307 gene encoding 18.2 kDa class I heat shock protein — protein MSIIPNLFGGRRSNVFDPVSLDVWDPLEGFPFSTANAGESSAIANTRVDWKETPQAHVFSVDLPGLKKEDVKVEVEDGRVLQISGEKTKEQEQKDDRWHRIERSTGKFMRRFRLPENAKMDQVKAAMENGVLTVTVPKEEQKKPQVKSIQISG, from the coding sequence ATGTCTATCATCCCAAACTTGTTCGGTGGTCGACGAAGCAACGTCTTCGACCCAGTTTCTCTGGACGTGTGGGACCCATTGGAAGGGTTTCCGTTTTCCACAGCCAACGCTGGCGAAAGTAGTGCCATAGCCAACACTCGCGTGGACTGGAAGGAGACACCGCAGGCTCACGTGTTCAGCGTTGACCTTCCCGGGTTGAAGAAGGAGGATGTCAAGGTCGAAGTTGAAGACGGAAGGGTGCTGCAGATTAGTGGTGAGAAAACCAAAGAACAAGAACAGAAAGATGATAGGTGGCACCGCATTGAAAGAAGCACTGGGAAGTTCATGAGGAGGTTCAGGCTTCCCGAGAATGCTAAAATGGATCAGGTCAAAGCTGCTATGGAGAATGGGGTGCTGACTGTTACTGTGCCCAAGGAAGAACAGAAGAAGCCTCAAGTCAAGTCTATTCAAATCTCTGGTTAA
- the LOC100815870 gene encoding uncharacterized protein LOC100815870 — MKKLCPNLTREDGLETVLEVPIPEEIFTIKSGTSRAWHNMKSWMKPNVESSRSSSLFGGQNTDIQLLLGVVGAPLIPLPVTSHNQPITIKSHNIEASMAKYIVKQYVAAVGGESGLNSVESMYAMGEVRVGSEFSEGEECVSSKKTKKVQMKEEVGGFVVWQKKPELWCLELVVSGYKISAGSDGKVAWRQTPWHHSHASRGPPRPLRRLLQGLDPRSTANLFNNSICVGEKTVNNEECFILKLEADSNSLRTRSSSNVEIIRHTVWGYFSQRTGLLVQLEDSHLIKLKSNASEAIFWETNMESLIQDYRIVDGINIAHAGKTWVTLSRLGECPESHSTTRIKEVWQIEEVDFNIKGLSMDCFLPPSDLKREEEKGVEECGVAASNAKLPYKIQSASFKISVSKVAAINVEDSSASESDDENV, encoded by the exons atGAAGAAGCTCTGTCCCAATCTTACTCGCGAGGATGGGCTCGAAACGGTGCTGGAGGTTCCCATCCCTGAGGAGATTTTCACCATCAAGAGTGGAACCAGCAGAGCTTGGCATAACATGAAGTCATGGATGAAGCCAAATGTTGAATCTTCAAGATCATCATCACTCTTTGGAGGCCAAAACACAGATATCCAACTATTGCTTGGTGTTGTTGGAGCGCCATTGATCCCTCTCCCTGTCACCTCTCACAACCAACCTATCACCATTAAATCCCATAACATT GAGGCTTCGATGGCGAAATACATAGTGAAACAATACGTGGCGGCCGTGGGAGGAGAGAGTGGTTTGAATTCGGTGGAAAGCATGTATGCGATGGGTGAGGTGAGAGTAGGGTCAGAGTTTTCAGAAGGGGAAGAATGTGTGAGTAGCAAGAAGACGAAGAAGGTACAGATGAAAGAGGAAGTGGGAGGGTTCGTTGTGTGGCAGAAGAAGCCAGAACTGTGGTGCTTGGAACTAGTTGTTTCTGGGTACAAAATCAGTGCCGGGAGTGACGGCAAAGTGGCGTGGAGGCAAACACCTTGGCATCATTCTCATGCTTCTCGTGGCCCACCAAGACCACTTAGGCGTTTACTTCAG GGTCTTGATCCAAGGTCTACGGCAAATTTGTTCAACAACTCCATATGCGTTGGAGAGAAGACAGTGAATAATGAAGAATGTTTCATATTAAAACTTGAAGCCGATTCCAATTCACTTCGAACAAGAAGTAGTAGCAACGTAGAGATTATTCGCCACACGGTGTGGGGCTACTTTAGCCAGAGAACAGGCCTTTTGGTCCAATTAGAAGATTCCCACTTGATCAAACTCAAATCCAATGCAAGTGAAGCCATATTTTGGGAAACCAACATGGAGTCCCTAATACAAGACTATAGAATTGTGGATGGCATTAACATAGCACACGCGGGGAAGACTTGGGTCACATTGTCAAGGTTGGGTGAATGCCCTGAGAGCCATTCGACGACAAGAATAAAAGAGGTTTGGCAAATTGAAGAAGTGGATTTTAACATCAAAGGGTTGTCCATGGATTGCTTCCTACCACCTAGTGATTTGaagagagaggaagagaaaggGGTGGAAGAGTGTGGGGTGGCTGCAAGCAATGCAAAGTTGCCCTATAAGATTCAATCTGCTTCTTTTAAGATTAGTGTCTCCAAAGTAGCAGCTATTAATGTGGAGGATTCAAGTGCTAGTGAAAGTGATGATGAAAACGTGTAA
- the LOC100816407 gene encoding uncharacterized protein encodes MLVTEDKSHVAVAIDNDGCCHRSSAGGEGCSDASDRTDKEQRRSSHVSGTEIVGVCEERGSECSVEVDLVPEVKVHLANEERDCRICHLSMDMTNHESGTPIELGCSCKDDLAAAHKQCAEAWFKIKGNKTCEICGSVARNVAGAIEIQMTEQWNEANDASTAPSSGPAPLAETQNFWQGHRFLNFLLACMVFAFVISWLFHFNVPS; translated from the exons ATGTTGGTTACTGAGGACAAGTCTCATGTTGCTGTTGCTATAGACAATGATGGCTGTTGTCACCGGAGCTCTGCCGGCGGTGAGGGGTGCTCCGACGCTAGCGACCGGACAGATAAGGAGCAAAGGAGGTCCTCCCATGTTTCTGGCACTGAGATTGTGGGAGTGTGTGAGGAGAGAGGATCAGAGTGTTCAGTGGAGGTGGATCTGGTTCCTGAGGTTAAGGTGCATTTGGCCAATGAGGAGAGGGATTGTAGGATTTGCCATCTCAGCATGGATATGACCAACCATGAATCTGGGACTCCCATTGAGTTGGGATGTTCTTGCAAGGATGATTTGGCTGCTGCTCACAAGCAGTGTGCCGAGGCTTGGTTCAAGATCAAGGGAAACAA AACTTGTGAAATCTGTGGATCAGTTGCACGCAATGTAGCCGGAGctattgaaattcaaatgacagAACAGTGGAATGAGGCAAATGATGCTTCCACGGCACCATCATCTGGACCGGCACCACTTGCAGAAACTCAAAATTTCTGGCAGGGTCACCGTTTTTTGAATTTTCTGCTAGCCTGTATGGTGTTTGCCTTTGTCATATCCTGGCTTTTTCACTTTAATGTGCCCTCTTGA